In a genomic window of Demequina muriae:
- a CDS encoding ABC transporter substrate-binding protein, translating to MRKRFLSTIALAGAAALTIAGCSSDGDGDTPDDAATGSTGGSETTETITVGFAQTGAESGWRSANTESMQNAFSEENGFELVFNAADNDPAAQISAVRNFINQGVDAIVIAPVVEDGWDDVLKEAQDAGIPVILEDRTVTAPDDLYAAWVGLDFKAEGVKAGEWAVQEFGDEPTNMVVLEGTTGSAPANDRAEGFSEAIAGSAIETIDSQSGDFTRDGGKSVMEGYIANYGIEGIDLVYAHNDDMGLGAIEAIEAAGGTPGEDIKIVTIDAVKDGMQALVDGKINFIVECNPMLGEKAAELVKAVLNGDDVEKVQFVEDQSFTQEQAAEVIDSRPY from the coding sequence ATGAGGAAAAGGTTCTTGTCCACCATTGCACTTGCAGGAGCGGCAGCGCTGACCATCGCGGGCTGCTCGAGCGACGGAGACGGCGACACGCCTGACGACGCAGCCACCGGAAGCACCGGAGGCAGCGAGACCACGGAGACCATCACCGTCGGCTTCGCGCAGACCGGTGCCGAGTCCGGCTGGCGTTCGGCCAACACGGAGTCCATGCAGAATGCGTTCTCCGAGGAGAACGGCTTCGAGCTCGTCTTCAACGCGGCCGACAACGACCCCGCCGCGCAGATCTCCGCCGTGCGCAACTTCATCAACCAGGGCGTCGACGCGATCGTCATCGCCCCGGTCGTGGAGGACGGCTGGGACGACGTGCTCAAGGAAGCTCAGGACGCCGGCATCCCGGTGATCCTCGAGGACCGCACGGTCACGGCACCCGACGACCTCTACGCAGCATGGGTCGGCCTCGACTTCAAGGCTGAGGGCGTCAAGGCCGGCGAGTGGGCCGTCCAGGAGTTCGGCGACGAGCCGACCAACATGGTGGTGCTCGAGGGCACCACGGGATCGGCTCCGGCCAACGACCGCGCGGAGGGCTTCAGCGAGGCCATCGCCGGCTCGGCCATCGAGACCATCGACTCGCAGTCCGGTGACTTCACTCGCGATGGCGGCAAGTCCGTCATGGAGGGCTACATCGCCAACTACGGCATCGAGGGCATCGACCTGGTGTACGCACACAACGACGACATGGGTCTCGGTGCGATCGAGGCGATCGAGGCGGCGGGCGGAACGCCCGGCGAGGACATCAAGATCGTCACCATCGACGCGGTCAAGGACGGCATGCAGGCGCTCGTCGACGGCAAGATCAACTTCATCGTCGAGTGCAACCCGATGCTGGGTGAGAAGGCTGCCGAGCTCGTCAAGGCTGTCCTGAACGGCGACGACGTCGAGAAGGTCCAGTTCGTGGAGGACCAGTCCTTCACGCAGGAGCAGGCCGCCGAGGTCATCGACTCTCGTCCGTACTGA
- a CDS encoding ABC transporter permease, which yields MRILRHRLFWPAAALVTLLIVNTIANPNFARVTIRDGQLYGNPITILRDSAPLMLVALGMTLVIATRGIDLSVGAIMAVSGAVALTIIDDSPNPGSVGTVVVAVIVAVLVGLVLGVWNGFLVSVIGIQPIIATLVLMLAGRGVALLITGGQITTVNSAPYKFIASGYLIILPIAFFIWVAAVLVVSMLERRTALGMLTESVGINPEASRLAGVRSRGIIWSAYIASGILAGIAGVIYASNTMAADANSAGYLIELYAILAVVLGGTSLMGGKFSIAGTVIGVMTVQALEKAILFLGVPPAQAPVFFAVVVVVVVLLQAPRVHTWGRAVGRRMGVGAKPRTDDRKEVAA from the coding sequence GTGAGAATCCTCAGACACCGCCTGTTCTGGCCAGCCGCGGCGCTGGTGACCCTGCTCATCGTCAACACGATCGCGAACCCCAACTTCGCACGGGTCACCATCCGCGACGGCCAGCTGTACGGCAACCCCATTACGATCCTGCGCGACAGCGCGCCGCTGATGCTGGTGGCGCTCGGCATGACTCTGGTGATCGCCACGCGCGGCATCGACCTGTCGGTGGGCGCGATCATGGCCGTCTCGGGCGCAGTCGCGCTCACGATCATCGACGACTCCCCCAACCCAGGGAGCGTCGGCACGGTGGTCGTCGCGGTCATCGTCGCCGTGCTCGTGGGCCTGGTGCTCGGCGTGTGGAACGGGTTCCTCGTCTCCGTGATCGGCATCCAACCGATCATCGCGACATTGGTGCTTATGCTCGCCGGCCGTGGCGTCGCGCTGCTGATCACCGGCGGTCAGATCACCACCGTCAACAGCGCGCCGTACAAGTTCATCGCCAGCGGATATCTGATCATCCTGCCGATCGCCTTCTTCATCTGGGTCGCGGCGGTGCTGGTGGTCAGCATGCTCGAACGGCGCACCGCGCTGGGCATGCTCACCGAGTCGGTGGGCATCAACCCGGAGGCCAGTCGCCTGGCGGGGGTGCGGTCGCGCGGCATCATCTGGAGCGCGTACATCGCCTCAGGAATCCTTGCGGGCATCGCCGGCGTGATCTACGCGTCCAACACGATGGCGGCGGACGCCAACTCGGCGGGCTACCTCATCGAGCTGTACGCGATCCTTGCCGTGGTGCTCGGCGGCACCTCGTTGATGGGCGGCAAGTTCTCGATCGCCGGCACCGTCATCGGCGTGATGACCGTGCAGGCCTTGGAGAAGGCGATCCTGTTCCTCGGCGTCCCGCCCGCGCAGGCCCCCGTGTTCTTCGCCGTCGTGGTGGTCGTCGTGGTGCTTCTCCAGGCGCCCCGAGTCCACACCTGGGGCCGTGCAGTGGGACGCCGCATGGGCGTGGGTGCCAAGCCGAGAACCGATGACCGGAAGGAGGTGGCGGCATGA
- a CDS encoding sugar ABC transporter ATP-binding protein, whose product MPADTEVQPIVEMRGITIAFPGVLALDRVDFRLIPGEIHSLMGENGAGKSTLIKALTGVYAIDSGTIAVAGSERRFESTADAQAAGISTVYQEVNLCANLSVGENVMLGHEKRGRTGIDWRATHTEAERHLAGLGLRLDSRSELGSHSIAIQQLVAIARAMVLDAKVLILDEPTSSLDRGEVEQLFAVIRDLRDSGVAILFVSHFLEQVYEISDRITVLRNGRFVGEHLAADLPKDALVAEMIGRELEDLAAISDRADRAIDRTGTPVVKATGLGKRGMLEPADLEVYDGEVVGLAGLLGSGRTELVRLLYGADRAETGEISVDGKTARIHSPRHAIDHGIAFSSEDRRGEGVVADLTVAENMILGIQARRGWLRRVSKAEQDAVVGEYMEALGVRPADPHVPIGNLSGGNQQKVLLARWLATAPELLILDEPTRGIDVGAKADIQRKVAELSEKGLSVIFISSELEEVLRIAQRVIVLRDRRAVGELDAHDVDLDGLVDYIAHSEEGSVSR is encoded by the coding sequence ATGCCTGCGGACACCGAAGTCCAGCCCATCGTCGAGATGCGCGGCATCACCATCGCTTTCCCCGGAGTCCTGGCGCTCGATCGCGTCGACTTCCGGCTCATTCCCGGCGAGATCCACTCGCTGATGGGGGAGAACGGCGCCGGCAAGTCCACGCTGATCAAGGCCCTCACCGGCGTCTACGCGATCGACAGCGGCACCATTGCGGTGGCAGGGAGCGAGCGGCGGTTCGAGTCCACCGCCGACGCCCAAGCCGCCGGCATCTCCACCGTGTACCAAGAGGTCAACCTGTGTGCGAACCTCTCGGTGGGCGAGAACGTCATGCTGGGTCACGAGAAGCGTGGCCGCACCGGAATCGACTGGCGCGCCACCCACACGGAGGCCGAGAGGCACCTCGCGGGCCTGGGCCTTCGGCTCGACTCGCGGTCCGAACTCGGCAGCCACTCCATTGCCATTCAGCAGCTCGTCGCGATCGCCCGCGCCATGGTGCTCGACGCGAAGGTGCTGATCCTCGACGAGCCCACCTCGAGCCTGGACCGCGGCGAGGTCGAGCAGTTGTTCGCGGTGATCCGCGACCTGCGCGACTCGGGTGTGGCCATTCTGTTCGTCAGCCACTTCCTGGAGCAGGTGTACGAGATCTCCGACCGCATCACGGTGCTGCGCAACGGCCGGTTCGTGGGCGAGCACCTCGCCGCTGACCTCCCCAAGGACGCGCTGGTGGCCGAGATGATCGGCCGGGAGCTCGAGGACCTCGCCGCGATCTCGGATCGTGCGGACCGCGCGATCGACCGCACGGGAACGCCTGTGGTCAAGGCCACGGGCCTCGGCAAGCGCGGCATGCTCGAGCCGGCGGACCTCGAGGTGTACGACGGCGAAGTCGTGGGCCTGGCCGGTCTGCTCGGATCCGGCCGCACGGAACTGGTGCGGCTGCTGTACGGAGCCGACCGCGCCGAGACCGGTGAGATCTCCGTGGACGGCAAGACCGCCCGCATCCACAGCCCACGCCACGCCATCGACCACGGCATCGCGTTCTCCTCCGAGGACCGCCGCGGCGAGGGAGTGGTCGCCGACCTGACGGTCGCCGAGAACATGATCCTCGGCATCCAGGCCCGGCGCGGGTGGCTGCGCCGCGTGTCGAAGGCCGAGCAGGACGCGGTGGTGGGCGAGTACATGGAAGCCCTCGGCGTGCGCCCCGCGGACCCCCACGTGCCGATCGGCAACCTGTCGGGCGGCAACCAGCAGAAGGTGCTCCTCGCCCGCTGGCTCGCCACGGCTCCCGAACTGCTGATCCTGGACGAGCCGACGCGCGGCATCGACGTCGGCGCCAAGGCGGACATCCAGCGCAAGGTCGCAGAGCTGTCCGAGAAGGGGCTGTCCGTCATCTTCATCTCCTCCGAGCTCGAGGAGGTGCTGCGCATCGCGCAGCGCGTCATCGTGCTGCGCGACCGCCGGGCAGTCGGTGAGCTCGACGCTCACGACGTCGACCTCGACGGGCTCGTGGACTACATCGCCCACTCCGAAGAAGGGAGCGTGTCGCGGTGA